The following proteins come from a genomic window of Lolium rigidum isolate FL_2022 chromosome 5, APGP_CSIRO_Lrig_0.1, whole genome shotgun sequence:
- the LOC124654707 gene encoding endoribonuclease Dicer homolog 3a-like, with amino-acid sequence MLDTGAGKTMIAVMLMKAFAREIDRSKDDWKITIFLAPNVQLVEQQCKVIKTHTDFEVGLYCGATRADQWGGDRWREQVSKHQVMVMIPDVLLNALRKAFFSLDMVNLMIFDECHNATGSHPYSMIMKEFYHHSEYKPKVFGMTASPVIKKGVSSDLDCEVQFSELEKLLNAKIYTVADREEIELCAPPPEYLKIYYDQRTVSFNDLSEELALLHSKYDALITALQNKPNYQNEEAYAIAKESRKCISNYSAKILYCLDDVGLLCASEATKIYRGWLKVSDATNIQSAANSSFLHAEISALYPKFFEAVSHVLDLATSSHPGSDVLLNSESGCVEARNMGYISPKLYELIQIFNSFSNSDHVRCLVFVDRKITARVIERTMKKIGQLSHLTFSFLTGGNSSVDSLTPKMQKDTLDSFRSGKVNILFTTDVAEEGIDVPDCSCVIKFDLPKTTRSFVQSCGRARQKASQYILMIERGNVKQDNLVCTILRSKTSMDETALNRESEDLLPRFFPVNDTNEYIVGTTGAKVTAASSIAIVVEYCNKIPKNKYYTTRPLFESIAHSDGFECVLTLPSSDVLPPLRGPKARSKKAAKQLVCFDACKKLHQLGVLDESLRPFVVKPLPLPGISKKATAHSSSDGVGTTKRKELHGTTGVRALYGTWALEKNVVKLQGYRLKFSCNQVGQRYSDFVLLVDATLEIEGDNLDIDLYLHDKMVKASVSPCGLLELGVQQMEQAKLFQALMFNSLFGKLFTGSKSSSILREFIFNKNDAFIWNVAKMYLILPIDPTLKPHDNFCINWRVIDEAATTVKLMKRIYSGDKMNIQGILDFEQNDTELIHLANISCEAHALRNAVVLAVHTGRIYTAIHAVDLSANSTFDGVSDKKETKFHTFTEYFENTYVCFLRHPSQPLLAVKPNHKPHNLLSSKFNEGNHAKTNGDTSHVNTGDSCVHMPPELLIPLHLSEDILRAFYLFPSLMHRIETLMLASQLRSEISYDDSNISSFLILEAITTLRCSEDFSMERLELLGDSVLKYAVSCHLFLESPDKDEGHLSSSRAAIISNAALYGLGMERKIQGYVRDAAFDPRRWLAPGQLSIRPVPCNCSVDSEVVTQDIHVVEDTPTVKIGQACDKGHRWICSKTISDCVEAVIGAYYVGGGLRAAVAVLKWLGVDAEIEEELIFHTILSAPVKNYLPKIGVIGMLEAKLGYTFSSKGLLLEALTHPSQRELAERYTYQRLEFLGDAVLDILITRHLFNSHENTDEGELTDLRSASVNNENFAQVAVKHKLHHFLQHSCRSLADQITEYENSLENSSMEKIQLLSDAALRGPKVLGDIVESIAGAILVDAKLDLDVVWGVFRPLLSPIITPANLELPPFRELLELCSKNGYFLETNFTYGDKIEATLLVQLKEKLIVRRSCGKSKKDAKAHAASKLLEDLEKEGLLIPKNAGRMQQLQKQHGVTASRCNNVFDAMDTQPPTPTSGKKSDASKIIASLDKPVHVPVNTSRGGPRAALQGEGLLIPKNASRNEQLQKQGGTADLCNNLFDAMDTQLPTTTNGKTSYGSKIVASLDKPVNVLVKTSKGGPRAALYEFCQKLQWPVPYFNSVKVEPSCAKATPQGFSFASTVILNIPNSDVISLTGDSFADKKSTMDSAALLMLQELQRRGRLQVQEA; translated from the exons ATGCTTGACACGGGAGCCGGGAAGACGATGATCGCCGTAATGCTCATGAAAGCTTTTGCGAGGGAGATCGACAGATCCAAGGACGATTGGAAGATCACCATTTTCCTTGCACCAAATGTTCAGCTTGTGGAACAG CAATGCAAGGTGATTAAAACCCACACAGATTTCGAAGTGGGACTCTATTGTGGTGCGACGAGGGCCGATCAGTGGGGGGGTGATAGGTGGAGGGAACAAGTATCGAAACATCAG GTCATGGTGATGATACCAGATGTGTTGCTAAACGCTTTACGCAAAGCTTTCTTCAGCTTGGACATGGTTAATCTTATGATATTCGATGAGTGTCATAATGCAACTGGCAGTCACCCTTATTCGATGATAATGAAG GAGTTCTATCACCACTCCGAATATAAGCCGAAGGTGTTCGGTATGACGGCATCACCTGTTataaaaaaag GTGTCTCTTCTGATTTGGATTGTGAAGTTCAGTTCTCTGAACTGGAAAAGCTTCTAAATGCGAAG ATCTACACAGTGGCTGATAGAGAAGAGATAGAGCTTTGTGCCCCTCCCCCAGAATATTTGAAAATATACTATGACCAGAGAACCGTTTCTTTCAATGATTTGAGTGAAGAGTTGGCACTTCTACATTCCAAG TATGATGCATTAATAACAGCTTTGCAGAATAAACCAAACTACCAGAATGAAGAAGCGTATGCAATAGCAAAAGAATCACGAAAGTGCATATCTAATTATTCAGCAAAAATCTTGTATTGCCTCGACGATGTTGGTCTTCTTTGTGCTAGTGAG GCCACCAAAATCTACAGAGGTTGGCTGAAAGTTTCTGATGCCACAAATATTCAAAGTGCTGCAAATAGTTCATTCCTGCATGCAGAAATCTCAGCCCTTTATCCGAAGTTCTTCGAGGCAGTGTCACATGTGTTAGACCTTGCTACTAGCTCCCACCCAG GTAGCGATGTGCTTCTAAATTCTGAGAGTGGATGTGTGGAAGCAAGAAATATGGGTTATATTTCACCAAAGCTTTATGAACTCATCCAAATCTTTAACTCTTTCAG TAACTCTGACCATGTCCGATGCCTCGTTTTTGTGGACCGAAAGATCACTGCTAGAGTTATCGAACGGACAATGAAGAAAATTGGACAACTCTCACATCTTACATTTTCTTTTCTTACTGGAGGGAATTCTTCGGTGGATTCTCTGACCCCTAAAATGCAAAAGGACACACTGGATTCGTTTCGCTCCGGAAAG GTGAACATACTATTTACTACAGACGTTGCAGAAGAGGGTATCGATGTCCCAGACTGTTCATGTgtaataaaatttgatttgccgaAGACAACACGTAGTTTTGTGCAGTCATGTGGACGAGCACGCCAGAAGGCTTCTCAGTACATACTAATGATTGAGCG GGGAAATGTGAAACAAGATAATTTGGTATGTACCATTTTGAGAAGCAAGACCTCCATGGATGAGACTGCTTTGAACAGAGAGTCCGAGGATCTACTCCCTCGTTTCTTCCCTGTTaatgatacaaatgaatacattgtAGGCACAACAGGTGCAAAAGTAACTGCCGCATCTAGTATTGCCATTGTCGTTGAATACTGTAACAAGATtccaaagaacaa GTACTACACCACAAGACCTTTGTTTGAGTCCATCGCTCATAGTGATGGTTTTGAATGTGTATTAACACTACCATCTAGTGATGTATTGCCACCTTTGCGGGGTCCAAAAGCAAGAAGCAAGAAGGCGGCAAAACAACTTGTTTGTTTTGATGCATGCAAGAAGCTCCATCAACTGGGAGTACTTGATGAGTCCCTTCGTCCATTTGTTGTTAAGCCACTGCCACTGCCAGGAATTTCGAAAAAAGCAACCGCTCACTCATCTAGTGATGGTGTTG GTACAACCAAACGAAAGGAGCTTCATGGTACAACTGGAGTGCGTGCCTTGTATGGTACCTGGGCACTCGAGAAGAATGTTGTTAAGCTTCAAGGCTATAGATTGAAATTTTCTTGCAATCAAGTTGGCCAGAGATACTCTGATTTTGTTCTGCTGGTTGATGCAACTCTAGAAATTGAAGGTGATAATTTGGATATTGATCTGTATCTTCATGACAAGATGGTAAAAGCTTCAGTCTCTCCTTGCGGCCTTCTTGAGTTGGGTGTTCAACAG ATGGAGCAAGCAAAGCTATTTCAAGCGCTTATGTTCAACAGTTTGTTCGGGAAGTTGTTTACTGGATCAAAATCGTCAAGCATTCTGAGGGagtttattttcaataaaaatgaTGCATTTATCTGGAATGTTGCAAAAATGTATCTCATTTTACCTATTGATCCTACCCTGAAGCCTCATGACAATTTTTGCATTAACTGGAGAGTGATCGATGAAGCTGCTACAACTGTCAAACTAATGAAAAGGATATATTCTGGAGACAAAATGAATATACAAGGAATACTTGATTTCGAGCAAAACGATACAGAACTAATTCATTTAGCTAACATCTCATGTGAGGCTCATGCTCTTAGAAATGCGGTGGTGCTTGCAGTTCACACAGGGAGGATATATACTGCTATTCATGCTGTTGATTTATCTGCCAATAGCACATTTGATGGTGTATCAGACAAGAAAGAAACAAAGTTCCACACATTCACAGAATACTTTGAAAATACGTACGTTTGTT TTCTTCGTCATCCTTCACAGCCATTACTAGCGGTGAAACCAAATCATAAACCTCATAACCTTCTTTCCTCAAAGTTCAATGAAG GTAACCATGCGAAGACAAATGGTGACACATCACATGTAAATACTGGGGACAGCTGTGTTCACATGCCCCCAGAGTTGCTAATTCCCCTTCATTTATCTGaggacattttaagagcattttaTTTGTTCCCCTCTTTGATGCATCGTATAGAGACATTAATGCTAGCCAGTCAACTAAGAAGTGAAATTTCATATGACGATTCAAATATATCCAGCTTTCTG ATTCTAGAAGCTATTACAACACTTCGATGCTCTGAAGACTTCTCAATGGAGCGCCTAGAATTATTGGGAGATTCTGTGCTAAAGTACGCCGTGAGTTGTCACCTTTTCCTGGAATCTCCTGATAAGGACGAGGGGCATTTATCATCCAGTAGGGCTGCTATAATATCCAATGCTGCACTTTATGGGCTTGGAATGGAACGCAAAATACAG GGGTACGTACGTGATGCTGCATTTGATCCTCGCCGATGGCTTGCACCAGGACAGCTCTCAATTCGCCCCGTTCCTTGTAATTGCTCGGTAGATTCTGAGGTTGTAACTCAGGATATTCATGTTGTTGAGGACACGCCTACTGTTAAGATAGGCCAGGCTTGTGACAAGGGACATAGATGGATCTGTTCCAAAACGATTTCTGATTGTGTTGAAGCCGTAATCGGTGCATATTATGTAGGAGGTGGCTTAAGAGCAGCTGTGGCTGTTCTCAAATGGCTGGGTGTTGATGCTGAAATTGAGGAAGAATTGATTTTCCATACCATCTTGAGTGCTCCTGTGAAGAATTATCTTCCGAAAATTGGTGTAATTGGAATGCTTGAAGCAAAACTAGGCTATACTTTTTCATCGAAAGGTCTTCTGCTAGAAGCTCTTACCCACCCATCACAGCGTGAATTGGCAGAAAGATACACCTACCAG CGTCTCGAGTTCCTTGGTGATGCTGTGTTGGATATCCTCATAACACGGCATCTTTTCAATAGTCATGAAAACACCGATGAGGGGGAGCTGACAGATTTACGGTCTGCATCAGTAAACAATGAAAATTTTGCGCAAGTCGCAGTAAAGCATAagctccatcattttcttcagcaTTCTTGCAGGAGTTTAGCAGACCAAATTACTGAATATGAGAATAGTTTGGAAAATTCTTCCATGGAAAAAATACAACTTTTATCAGATGCAGCATTAAGAGGGCCTAAA GTTCTAGGTGATATCGTTGAAAGTATTGCAGGTGCGATTCTTGTAGATGCCAAACTTGATTTGGATGTAGTTTGGGGCGTTTTCAGACCTCTTCTTTCCCCGATTATCACGCCTGCGAACCTGGAGCTACCTCCTTTCAGAGAGCTTCTTGAATTGTGCAGCAAAAATGGATACTTCCTAGAAACTAACTTTACATATGGAGATAAAATTGAGGCTACTCTGCTAGTCCAGCTCAAGGAGAAACTCATTGTCAGGCGAAGTTGTGGCAAGAGCAAAAAAGATGCTAAAGCGCATGCAGCTTCCAAGTTACTCGAGGACCTTGAG AAAGAAGGACTTCTAATCCCCAAGAATGCAGGCAGGATGCAACAATTACAGAAGCAACATGGTGTTACTGCAAGTCGTTGCAACAACGTGTTTGATGCAATGGATACACAGCCTCCAACACCAACGAGCGGAAAAAAGTCAGATGCTTCAAAGATAATTGCTAGCCTTGATAAACCAG TGCACGTGCCTGTGAACACGAGTAGAGGAGGACCTCGTGCAGCGCTGCAGGGAGAAGGACTTCTAATCCCCAAGAATGCAAGCAGGAATGAACAATTACAGAAGCAAGGTGGCACTGCAGATCTTTGTAACAACTTGTTCGACGCAATGGATACACAGCTTCCAACAACAACCAACGGAAAGACATCATATGGTTCAAAGATAGTTGCTAGCCTTGATAAACCAG TAAACGTGCTGGTGAAAACGAGTAAAGGAGGACCTCGTGCAGCGCTGTATGAGTTCTGCCAAAAGTTACAATGGCCAGTGCCTTATTTTAATTCTGTGAAAGTAGAACCAAG CTGTGCGAAGGCTACACCACAAGGGTTCTCCTTTGCTTCAACGGTAATATTAAACATACCAAATAGTGATGTGATCAGCCTCACAGGAGACAGTTTCGCGGATAAGAAGAGCACGATGGATTCCGCTGCACTGCTCATGCTCCAGGAGCTTCAGCGGCGGGGTAGACTGCAAGTCCAGGAGGCATGA
- the LOC124652339 gene encoding protein CLMP1: MGKSGARKKKPSPAAAPVPTATAKSPPVAAEQKAPPSAPPAANGAAPHELPLAPAVLLRSAHELKEEGNRLFQARDYPGALRQYELALRLAPRGHPDRAVFHSNRAACLLQLRPVDHRAVADECSLALQAEPRFPRALLRRARALDALGRYDLALADTLALLALDPDHRDALDLAHRLRSRISTSPNTSTHEPTSRPSPAALGASAVVAGLGPSLPSRPFPKKQSPPSPPPAQQQQPTPPAMSKFNPSPAPKLVPFSNSPSSSAKASAADISQKTVPALSVPSSQPATRTALIDRKVVTRWRPLKLVYGHDIRLGQMPEKCTFQTLREVVSKRFPSSKAVLIKYKDADGDLVTITCTAELRLAEACGVGAGVAEADNKLPTLRLHVVEVSPEQEPALPIEEIKLEEEEEEELLVAAEDSSSHISAEVTNAEVAKPALENGVAEQSTLAGKKDCGHSECKEAEIDDWLLQFAELFRNQVGIDADAHLDLHELGMELCSEALEETVTSEEAQSLFEMAAAKFQEVAALALFNWGNVHMCAARKRIPLDESSPKEIMSAQLRTAYDWVRERYALAGHKYEESLKIKQDFYEGLLALGQQHFETAKLHWSFALADKVDLSIWDSSETFKLFDSAEEKMRAATDMWEKVEEQRMLDLKTPGASDKDEVLKKRRKQHSADGQGELTPDEAAEQAAVMRQQIHLFWGNMLFERSQVEFKLSVGDWKKNLDASVERFKLAGASESDISTVLKNHFSNAVSESGEKNVAPSGTESSQTSENIDDESVVES, encoded by the coding sequence ATGGGCAAGTCCGGCGCCCGAAAGAAGAAGccgtcccccgccgccgcccccgtccccaccgccaccgccaaatCGCCTCCGGTCGCAGCCGAGCAGAAGGCTCCGCCGTCCGCGCCCCCCGCAGCGAACGGGGCGGCGCCGCACGAGCTCCCGCTGGCCCCGGCCGTGCTCCTGCGCAGCGCGCACGAGCTCAAGGAGGAGGGCAACCGCCTCTTCCAGGCGCGCGACTACCCGGGCGCGCTGCGCCAGTAcgagctcgcgctccgcctcgccCCGCGCGGCCACCCGGACCGCGCCGTCTTCCACAGCAACCGCGCCGCCtgcctcctccagctccgccccGTCGACCACAGGGCCGTCGCCGACGAGTGCTCCCTCGCGCTCCAGGCCGAGCCGCGCTTCCCGCGGGCGCTcctccgccgcgcccgcgcgctcGACGCGCTCGGCCGCTACGACCTCGCGCTCGCCGACACCCTCGCGCTCCTCGCCCTCGACCCCGACCACCGCGACGCCCTCGACCTCGCCCACCGCCTACGCTCCCGCATCTCCACCTCCCCCAACACCTCCACCCACGAGCCCACCAGCCgcccctcccccgccgcccttGGCGCCTCCGCCGTCGTGGCCGGCCTTGGCCCATCCCTCCCCTCCCGCCCCTTCCCCAAGAAACAGTCGCCTCCCTCACCTCCACCTGCGCAGCAGCAGCAACCAACTCCACCAGCCATGTCTAAATTCAATCCCTCGCCAGCGCCCAAGCTGGTGCCTTTCTCCAACTCCCCGTCATCCTCTGCCAAGGCTTCAGCTGCCGACATTTCCCAGAAGACCGTGCCGGCACTCTCAGTGCCCTCATCCCAACCAGCGACGCGGACGGCGCTCATCGACAGGAAGGTTGTGACCAGATGGAGGCCTCTCAAGCTGGTGTATGGCCATGACATTAGGCTCGGGCAGATGCCAGAAAAATGCACCTTCCAGACGCTCCGGGAAGTTGTCTCTAAGCGGTTCCCGTCATCCAAGGCTGTGCTGATAAAGTATAAAGATGCCGATGGGGATCTAGTTACCATCACTTGCACGGCAGAGCTCCGGTTGGCCGAGGCTTGTGGTGTTGGCGCCGGTGTAGCAGAAGCTGATAATAAGCTCCCTACGTTGAGGCTGCACGTTGTTGAAGTAAGCCCAGAGCAGGAGCCTGCTCTGCCAATAGAGGAGATcaagctggaggaggaggaggaggaagagttgTTGGTCGCCGCTGAAGATAGCTCTTCACATATTTCTGCAGAGGTGACCAATGCCGAGGTGGCAAAGCCAGCTCTGGAGAACGGAGTTGCTGAACAGAGCACTCTGGCAGGGAAGAAAGATTGTGGCCATTCCGAGTGCAAGGAAGCTGAGATTGATGATTGGCTGCTTCAGTTTGCAGAGCTGTTCCGGAACCAGGTTGGGATTGATGCTGATGCGCATCTGGACCTTCATGAACTGGGAATGGAGCTGTGTTCCGAAGCACTCGAGGAAACGGTCACCAGCGAGGAGGCCCAATCCCTTTTTGAGATGGCTGCAGCGAAATTCCAGGAGGTCGCCGCCCTGGCATTATTTAACTGGGGAAATGTGCATATGTGCGCAGCAAGGAAGCGCATCCCTCTTGATGAATCTTCTCCAAAGGAAATCATGTCTGCTCAGCTCCGCACAGCTTACGATTGGGTGCGCGAGAGGTATGCTCTTGCAGGGCACAAGTACGAGGAGTCCCTGaaaatcaagcaagacttctATGAAGGCCTTCTTGCTCTAGGCCAGCAACACTTTGAGACTGCAAAGCTTCATTGGTCGTTTGCATTGGCAGACAAGGTTGACCTGTCTATCTGGGATTCTTCAGAGACATTCAAGCTTTTTGATAGTGCTGAGGAGAAAATGAGGGCTGCAACAGACATGTGGGAGAAAGTGGAAGAACAGAGAATGTTAGACTTAAAAACACCTGGCGCGAGTGACAAGGATGAGGTattgaagaaaagaagaaaacaaCACAGTGCAGATGGTCAAGGGGAGTTGACACCAGATGAGGCAGCTGAGCAGGCAGCGGTAATGAGGCAACAGATCCACCTATTCTGGGGCAATATGCTTTTTGAGCGCTCTCAAGTGGAATTCAAACTTAGTGTTGGTGATTGGAAGAAGAATCTCGATGCTTCTGTCGAAAGGTTTAAGCTGGCTGGAGCTTCAGAATCAGATATCTCCACAGTGCTCAAGAATCATTTTTCAAACGCAGTCTCTGAGTCCGGAGAGAAGAATGTCGCACCTTCAGGCACAGAAAGCTCCCAAACAAGCGAAAACATCGATGATGAGTCTGTTGTTGAAAGCTAA